In Stieleria varia, one genomic interval encodes:
- the secE gene encoding preprotein translocase subunit SecE yields the protein MSREIAGASSGTPLLNELFQASVYKPNQGRVVRQLTVLAIWVIVAFGCWRLYSTLSGSIDNGYAAAGIPSALLAIGLWFGYRLVNWPRFADFLIAVEAEMNKVTWPSRGELIRASVVVVVTIAVLAISLFLFDIFWQWFFSFFWTIS from the coding sequence GTGTCGCGAGAGATAGCCGGAGCGAGCAGCGGGACACCGTTGCTCAATGAACTGTTCCAGGCGTCGGTGTACAAACCGAACCAAGGAAGGGTTGTTCGACAATTGACGGTGCTGGCCATATGGGTGATTGTCGCCTTTGGTTGCTGGCGGCTTTATTCAACACTGAGTGGCTCGATCGACAACGGGTACGCGGCGGCTGGTATCCCCAGTGCATTGCTAGCGATCGGCCTGTGGTTCGGTTATCGTTTGGTCAACTGGCCTCGATTCGCGGACTTTTTGATCGCTGTCGAAGCCGAAATGAACAAGGTCACGTGGCCCAGCCGCGGTGAGCTGATCAGGGCATCGGTGGTTGTCGTCGTGACCATCGCCGTGCTGGCGATTTCGCTGTTCCTGTTTGATATTTTCTGGCAATGGTTCTTTAGCTTTTTCTGGACCATTAGCTAA
- the nusG gene encoding transcription termination/antitermination protein NusG, whose product MTDEDSKLISDEAETTEASDAAIDDPGQDATEDAVLEDGAIEDGDAGDDDSSGGESKDFMDSETDADDAPAMDWYILKVAFNREDSIADALRKRIKMEGMEEFFGDVVVPTEDVATFTRDGKRRITKRKLLPGYIMARMIINDDTWFLVRETGGISDFTGSAGKPMPMDPADIERFVNRPEVDDDDEPAPIKTAIPFKVGDRVRVKEGNFENQEGDVDTVDEANGRITVIINIFGRSVPMELDHWQVEPL is encoded by the coding sequence ATGACTGACGAAGACTCCAAGCTGATTTCCGACGAAGCCGAGACCACCGAAGCCTCCGATGCCGCGATTGATGACCCAGGTCAGGACGCGACGGAGGATGCTGTGCTCGAAGACGGCGCAATCGAGGATGGCGATGCTGGCGACGATGATTCCTCCGGTGGTGAGTCCAAGGATTTCATGGACTCAGAGACCGACGCGGATGATGCCCCGGCAATGGACTGGTACATCCTGAAAGTAGCTTTCAATCGCGAAGACTCCATTGCGGACGCGTTGCGTAAGCGGATCAAGATGGAAGGCATGGAAGAGTTCTTTGGTGACGTGGTTGTTCCCACCGAAGACGTGGCCACCTTTACACGCGACGGAAAACGTCGCATCACCAAGCGGAAATTGTTGCCCGGTTACATCATGGCCCGCATGATCATCAATGATGACACGTGGTTCTTGGTCCGAGAAACAGGCGGTATCAGCGATTTCACCGGCTCGGCCGGAAAGCCCATGCCGATGGATCCGGCTGACATCGAACGGTTCGTCAATCGCCCCGAAGTCGATGATGATGACGAGCCCGCACCGATCAAGACGGCGATTCCGTTCAAAGTCGGTGACCGCGTGCGAGTCAAAGAGGGCAACTTTGAGAACCAAGAGGGAGATGTGGACACTGTCGATGAAGCGAACGGCCGAATCACCGTGATCATCAACATCTTCGGCCGCAGTGTCCCGATGGAATTGGATCACTGGCAGGTTGAACCGCTGTAA
- the rplK gene encoding 50S ribosomal protein L11 translates to MAKQVSGIAKFQIPGGQATPAPPVGTSLGKYGVNLGQFVQAFNDKTKEYNGTPIPVVVTVYNDRSFDFVTKSPPAASLLKQAAGIAKGSGVPHVTKVGTVTREQCAAIAQTKMEDLNARSIDQAVKMIEGTARSMGLNVEG, encoded by the coding sequence ATGGCAAAACAAGTATCAGGTATCGCGAAATTCCAAATCCCTGGTGGCCAGGCAACCCCTGCTCCCCCTGTCGGTACGTCGCTCGGTAAGTACGGTGTCAACCTTGGACAGTTCGTTCAAGCGTTCAATGACAAGACGAAGGAATACAACGGAACTCCCATCCCCGTCGTCGTGACCGTCTACAACGACCGAAGTTTTGACTTCGTCACCAAGAGCCCACCGGCAGCATCGTTGCTGAAGCAAGCCGCCGGAATCGCCAAAGGCAGTGGCGTTCCTCACGTCACCAAAGTCGGTACCGTCACCCGCGAGCAGTGCGCTGCCATCGCTCAAACCAAGATGGAAGACTTGAATGCTCGCAGTATCGATCAAGCGGTCAAAATGATCGAAGGAACCGCTCGCAGCATGGGACTGAACGTCGAAGGCTGA